A window of Bacteroidales bacterium contains these coding sequences:
- a CDS encoding formylglycine-generating enzyme family protein — protein MKNKISTLLSPFVIIGVVLILLAGCNKEANNNPEPVNIAKVQIPAGTFTMGSPLSEVLRQVNETQYQVTLSAFLMSKCEITNAEYAAFLNSKSIDSTGLYSAGQYPGEVLIYASSGSFDWGLHCINGQWRTVEGYENHPVINVTWYGAVEFATYAGGTLPTEAQWEYACRGNTTTPFYTGDCLSTSHANFDWSYPYDMCIDTISAYPNKTTAVGSYASNAYGLHDMHGNVREWCSDLYDLYPTTAQTNPTGGIYGLERVTRGGSWYNYPWICRSAHRHSNEPFAYGTLIGFRIVFVP, from the coding sequence ATGAAGAACAAAATAAGTACTTTATTAAGCCCATTTGTAATAATTGGAGTGGTGTTGATTCTATTAGCAGGTTGTAATAAGGAAGCTAACAACAATCCTGAGCCTGTAAACATTGCCAAGGTACAAATACCAGCTGGCACTTTTACCATGGGCAGTCCTTTATCCGAAGTGCTTAGGCAAGTGAATGAAACACAGTATCAGGTCACGTTGAGTGCTTTTCTCATGAGTAAGTGCGAAATAACCAATGCCGAGTATGCTGCATTCCTAAATTCCAAAAGCATCGACAGCACTGGATTATATTCTGCAGGGCAATATCCGGGAGAAGTCTTAATTTATGCCAGCAGTGGAAGTTTCGACTGGGGTTTGCATTGCATCAACGGACAGTGGAGAACAGTAGAAGGTTACGAAAATCACCCGGTAATAAATGTAACATGGTACGGGGCTGTCGAGTTTGCGACATATGCAGGCGGCACTTTACCCACAGAAGCACAATGGGAGTATGCCTGCCGTGGAAATACTACCACACCTTTCTATACAGGTGATTGTTTGAGCACTTCGCACGCTAACTTTGACTGGTCTTATCCTTACGACATGTGTATTGACACTATTTCAGCCTATCCAAACAAAACAACAGCAGTTGGCTCATACGCTTCAAATGCTTATGGCTTGCACGATATGCATGGCAACGTTCGGGAATGGTGCAGTGATCTTTATGATCTTTACCCAACTACAGCGCAAACAAACCCAACAGGAGGTATCTATGGCCTCGAACGTGTGACTCGGGGTGGCAGCTGGTACAACTACCCCTGGATTTGTCGTTCTGCACATCGCCATAGCAATGAGCCGTTCGCGTATGGCACCCTTATAGGTTTTCGGATAGTCTTCGTTCCTTAG